A part of Numenius arquata chromosome 2, bNumArq3.hap1.1, whole genome shotgun sequence genomic DNA contains:
- the TMEM209 gene encoding transmembrane protein 209 has product MTPEQSPATSLIDRTIKMKKETEARKVVWAWGLLNVSIAGMIYTEMTGKLISSYYNITYWPLWYIELALASLFSLNALFDFWMYFKYTVAPTSLVMSPGQQTLLGLQNAAVQTTPPRELAAKKVPSSTPSPPIQGQSVLSYSPSRSPSASPKFTTSCIAGYSPQLQALSSSSASYGGAVTYSPSSSYNKVSSFSPSPSGSPYPASIGPVESGGLRSRYRSSPIPYNSPTGKEDYMTDLKSLDTFLRNEEEKHYRVQLGSSDSSSPSTSPTFWNYSRSMADNAQMLRKFQYQPACRSQAPSAHKDDADLSSKQAAEEVWARVTMNRQLLDHMDSWTAKFRNWINETILVPLVQEIESVSTQLRRMGCPELQIGEASISSLKQAALVKAPLIPTLNTIVQYLDLTPNQEYLVERIKELSQGGCMSSFRWNRGGDFKGRKWDTDLPTDSSIIMHVFCTYLDSRLPPHPKYPDGKTFTSQHFIQTPDKPDTSNENVFCIYQSSINPPHYELIYQRHVYNLPKGRNNMFHTLLMFLYIIKTKESGMLGRVNLGLSGVNVLWIFGD; this is encoded by the exons ATGACACCAGAACAGAGTCCAGCGACTTCCCTCATCGACAGGACCATCAAGATGAAGAAGGAGACTGAAGCCCGGAAAGTGGTCTGGGCCTGGGGACTCCTTAACGTGTCTATTGCAGGCATGATATATACTGAAAT gaCTGGAAAACTCATAAGCTCATATTACAACATCACGTACTGGCCACTCTGGTACATTG AACTTGCACTTGCATCTCTGTTCAGCCTGAATGCCTTGTTTGATTTCTGGATGTACTTCAAATACACAGTGGCACCGACGAGCTTGGTCATGAGTCCTGGCCAGCAGACCCTGCTGGGGTTGCAGAACGCAG CGGTACAAACAACTCCACCGCGTGAGCTGGCAGCAAAGAAAGTCCCGTCTTCTACACCTTCTCCTCCGATCCAGGGTCAAAGTGTGCTGAGCTACAGCCCATCCCGCTCCCCCAGTGCCAGTCCGAAGTTCACTACCAGTTGTATCGCAGGGTACAGCCCTCAGCTACAGGCTCTGTCAAGCAGCAGCGCTTCTTACGGTGGCGCTGTAACCTATTCGCCAAGCAGCAGCTACAATAAG GTCTCTAGCTTCAGCCCCTCTCCCAGTGGGTCACCGTACCCAGCCAGTATTGGACCAGTGGAAAGCGGTGGGCTACGGTCTCGTTACCGCTCTTCACCCATTCCCTATAATTCTCCGACTGGCAAAGAAGACTATATGACAGACCTCAAATCACTGGACACCTTCCTTCGAAACGAAGAAGAGAAACACTACAGAGTTCAGCTAG GGAGTTCAGACTCCAGCTCTCCTTCCACCAGTCCAACTTTTTGGAACTATAGCCGTTCCATGGCAGACAACGCACAGATGCTGAGAAAATTCCAGTATCAGCCGGCTTGCAGGTCCCAGGCTCCGTCAGCACACAAAGACGATGCTGATCTGAGCTCGAAACAGGCTGCAGAAGAG GTTTGGGCACGGGTGACAATGAACCGACAGCTCCTTGATCACATGGACTCCTGGACCGCTAAGTTCAGAAAC tggATTAACGAGACGATTCTAGTGCCTCTTGTCCAGGAGATCGAGTCTGTGAGCACTCAGCTGAGGAGAATGGGGTGTCCCGAGCTGCAAATCGGAG AAGCCAGCATCAGCAGCCTGAAGCAGGCAGCGCTCGTTAAAGCTCCGCTCATCCCAACTCTGAACACCATTGTGCAGTATTTGGATCTTACACCAAACCAGGAGTATTTGGTCGAAAGGATCAAAG AGCTTTCGCAGGGAGGGTGCATGAGTTCGTTCCGATGGAACAGAGGAGGGGATTTCAAAGGCCGCAAGTGGGACACCGACTTGCCCACTGACTCCTCT ATCATCATGCACGTCTTCTGCACTTACCTCGACTCCAGGCTGCCCCCTCACCCCAAGTATCCCGACGGCAAAACCTTCACTTCCCAACACTTCATTCAAACACCGGATAAACCAG ACACTTCGAATGAAAACGTGTTTTGCATCTACCAGAGCAGCATCAACCCGCCCCACTACGAGCTCATCTACCAACGCCACGTCTACAACCTGCCCAAG GGCAGAAACAACATGTTCCACACCTTGCTTATGTTTCTGTACATCATCAAGACAAAAGAATCCGGGATGCTGGG ACGTGTAAATCTTGGTTTATCGGGAGTCAATGTCCTGTGGATTTTCGGAGACTAA